A window of Streptomyces armeniacus contains these coding sequences:
- a CDS encoding potassium channel family protein, translated as MHIVIMGCGRVGSELAQALEQQGHTVAVVDRDPTAFRRLGSGFGGRRVTGIGFDQDTLREAGIEEAGAFAAVSSGDNSNIISARVARETFGVDNVAARIYDPRRAEVYQRLGIPTVATVRWTADQMLRRLLPDGAEPLWRDPSGAVQLAEVHASPAWVGFRVSKLQEEAGVRVAFLTRLGEAMLPTSQTVLQEGDLVHVMMRCDQIADVEAAFAKGPEEAQQR; from the coding sequence GTGCACATTGTGATCATGGGCTGCGGGCGGGTCGGATCCGAACTCGCACAGGCTCTGGAGCAGCAAGGCCACACCGTCGCGGTGGTGGACCGCGACCCGACCGCCTTCCGGCGGCTGGGCTCCGGGTTCGGCGGCCGCAGAGTGACCGGCATCGGCTTCGACCAGGACACCCTGCGGGAGGCCGGGATCGAGGAGGCCGGGGCGTTCGCCGCCGTCAGCAGCGGCGACAACTCCAACATCATCTCGGCCCGCGTCGCCCGCGAGACCTTCGGTGTCGACAACGTCGCCGCGCGCATCTACGACCCCCGCCGCGCCGAGGTGTACCAGCGGCTGGGCATCCCCACCGTCGCCACCGTCCGCTGGACGGCCGACCAGATGCTGCGCCGGCTCCTCCCGGACGGCGCCGAGCCGCTCTGGCGCGACCCCAGCGGCGCCGTACAGCTCGCGGAGGTGCACGCGTCGCCCGCCTGGGTCGGGTTCCGCGTCAGCAAGCTCCAGGAGGAGGCCGGGGTGCGGGTCGCGTTCCTCACCCGGTTGGGCGAGGCGATGCTGCCGACCTCGCAGACCGTCCTGCAGGAGGGTGACCTGGTGCATGTGATGATGCGCTGCGACCAGATCGCCGACGTCGAGGCGGCGTTCGCGAAGGGGCCCGAGGAGGCGCAGCAGCGATGA
- a CDS encoding ABC transporter ATP-binding protein has protein sequence MRERATGAARAAVTTEAETAAEPEAERKPEPEAEPGGALVRVEDLHRTYGTGPTAVHALRGVSFSVPRGRLVALKGRSGSGKTTVLNLVGGLDTPGSGRITVDGTELAGLGEEQLLALRRDRIGFVFQAFGLLPVLTAAENVGVPMRLRRLPAREREERVALLLALVGLADHAAQRPGELSGGQQQRVAIARALANRPSLLIADEPTGQLDAETGMAVMELLRAVVHSEGVTALVATHDETLLGLADEVLELADGRIRED, from the coding sequence ATGCGCGAGCGTGCCACGGGTGCCGCGAGGGCGGCCGTCACCACGGAGGCGGAGACAGCGGCGGAGCCGGAAGCGGAACGGAAACCGGAGCCGGAAGCGGAACCGGGCGGCGCGCTCGTGCGCGTCGAGGACCTGCACCGCACGTACGGCACCGGCCCGACCGCCGTACACGCCCTGCGCGGCGTCTCGTTCAGCGTGCCGCGCGGCCGTCTCGTCGCGCTCAAGGGCCGCTCCGGGTCCGGCAAGACGACCGTGCTCAACCTCGTCGGCGGCCTGGACACACCCGGCTCCGGGCGGATCACCGTCGACGGCACCGAACTGGCCGGGCTCGGCGAGGAGCAGCTGCTGGCGCTGCGCCGCGACCGGATCGGCTTCGTCTTCCAGGCGTTCGGGCTGCTGCCCGTCCTCACCGCCGCCGAGAACGTCGGCGTCCCCATGCGCCTGCGCAGGCTCCCGGCGCGCGAGCGCGAGGAGCGCGTCGCGCTGCTGCTCGCCCTCGTCGGCCTCGCCGACCACGCCGCGCAGCGCCCCGGCGAGCTGTCCGGCGGCCAGCAGCAGCGCGTCGCGATCGCACGGGCTCTGGCCAACCGGCCGTCCCTGCTGATCGCCGACGAGCCGACCGGCCAGCTGGACGCCGAGACCGGCATGGCCGTGATGGAGCTGCTCCGCGCGGTCGTGCACAGCGAGGGCGTCACCGCACTCGTGGCGACCCACGACGAGACGCTGCTCGGCCTCGCCGACGAGGTGCTGGAGCTGGCCGACGGGCGGATACGGGAGGACTGA
- a CDS encoding sensor histidine kinase: MSAAHPTRPAPRRGTLRIYLGAAPGVGKTYAMLSEAHRRAERGTDVVVGFLQHHGRTRTERLCDGLEQVPRRTYTHRGAVLGEMDTAAVLARRPAVAVVDELAHTNAPGSPHEKRWQDVEDLLAAGIDVISTVNIQHLESLGDAVESITGVRQRETVPDEVVRRADQIELVDMSPQALRRRMAHGNIYAPDKIDAALSNYFRPGNLTALRELALLWTADRADEYLQQYREEHRIRSTWRARERIVVGLTGGPEGHTLIRRAARMAAKGSGSEILAVHVARSDGLTAASPKELAVQRTLVEDLGGTYHHVIGDDIPQALLEFARGVNATQIVLGSSRRKAWQYVFGPGVGAGVARDSGPDLDAHIVTHEHVAKGRGLPGARGARLGRARIGAGWLTGLLGPCLLTLLLTSLEPDLGLANDVLLFLLVTVVSALIGGLLPALASAATGSLLLNYFFTPPVHTWTISSPRNLVAIVVFVAIAIAVASVVDLAARRTHQAARLRAESEILSVLAGSVLRGEDSLDALLERVRETFAMDSVALLEREHEHAGWSCAGSVGGAGSGEPPARPEDGEVDMPVGDRMMLVLRGRALPAEDRRVLAAFAAQAARVLDRQRLLDEAERARELAEGNRIRTALLAAVSHDLRTPLAAIKAAVSSLRSDDVEWSEEDEADLLEAIEEGADRLDQLVGNLLDMSRLQTGTVTPLIREIGLDEVVPKALSGVPAGSAGLDIAQSLPMVAVDPGLLERAVANIVENAVKYSPDGSPVLVRASALGERVEVRVTDRGPGVPDSAKDRIFEPFQRHGDAPRGAGVGLGLAVARGFAEAMGGTLEAEDTPGGGMTMVLTLRAAAPPRADHAAVRPPPGRSAASAAP; this comes from the coding sequence ATGTCGGCGGCACACCCCACCCGGCCCGCGCCCCGGCGCGGCACGCTGCGGATCTACCTCGGCGCCGCGCCCGGGGTCGGCAAGACGTACGCGATGCTCAGCGAGGCGCACCGCAGGGCCGAACGCGGCACGGACGTGGTCGTCGGCTTCCTGCAGCACCACGGCCGGACCCGTACGGAGAGGCTGTGCGACGGCCTGGAGCAGGTCCCGCGCCGCACGTACACGCACCGGGGCGCCGTCCTCGGCGAGATGGACACCGCGGCCGTGCTCGCCCGCCGCCCCGCCGTCGCCGTCGTCGACGAGCTCGCCCACACCAACGCGCCCGGCAGCCCGCACGAGAAGCGCTGGCAGGACGTGGAGGACCTGCTCGCCGCGGGCATCGACGTGATCTCGACCGTCAACATCCAGCACCTGGAGTCGCTGGGCGACGCCGTCGAGTCGATCACGGGCGTACGGCAGCGGGAGACCGTACCGGACGAGGTGGTGCGCCGCGCCGACCAGATCGAGCTGGTCGACATGTCCCCGCAGGCGCTGCGCCGCCGGATGGCACACGGCAACATCTACGCCCCCGACAAGATCGACGCGGCGCTCTCCAACTACTTCCGCCCCGGCAACCTCACCGCCCTGCGCGAACTCGCCCTGCTCTGGACGGCGGACCGCGCCGACGAGTACCTCCAGCAGTACCGCGAGGAGCACCGCATCCGGTCCACCTGGCGGGCCCGCGAGCGGATCGTCGTCGGCCTCACCGGCGGGCCCGAGGGCCACACCCTGATCCGGCGCGCGGCCCGGATGGCCGCGAAGGGCTCCGGCAGCGAGATCCTCGCCGTCCACGTGGCCCGCTCCGACGGGCTCACCGCCGCCTCGCCCAAGGAGCTCGCCGTCCAGCGGACCCTCGTCGAGGACCTGGGCGGCACGTACCACCACGTGATCGGCGACGACATACCGCAGGCGCTGCTGGAGTTCGCCCGCGGCGTCAACGCCACCCAGATCGTCCTCGGGTCCAGCCGCCGCAAGGCGTGGCAGTACGTGTTCGGGCCCGGCGTCGGCGCGGGCGTCGCCCGCGACTCCGGGCCCGACCTGGACGCGCACATCGTGACGCACGAGCACGTCGCCAAGGGCCGCGGACTGCCCGGCGCCCGCGGCGCCCGCCTCGGCCGGGCCCGTATCGGCGCGGGCTGGCTCACCGGGCTGCTCGGCCCCTGCCTGCTCACGCTGCTCCTCACCAGCCTCGAACCGGACCTCGGGCTCGCCAACGACGTGCTGCTCTTCCTGCTGGTCACCGTCGTCTCCGCGCTGATCGGCGGGCTGCTGCCCGCGCTCGCCTCGGCCGCCACCGGCTCGCTGCTGCTCAACTACTTCTTCACCCCGCCCGTCCACACCTGGACCATCTCCAGCCCCCGCAACCTGGTCGCGATCGTCGTCTTCGTGGCCATCGCCATCGCCGTCGCCTCCGTCGTCGACCTGGCCGCACGCCGTACCCACCAGGCCGCCCGGCTGCGCGCCGAGTCGGAAATCCTGTCCGTCCTCGCGGGCAGCGTCCTGCGTGGCGAGGACTCACTCGACGCGCTCCTGGAACGCGTACGGGAGACCTTCGCCATGGACTCCGTGGCGCTGCTGGAACGCGAGCACGAGCACGCCGGATGGAGCTGCGCGGGCAGCGTCGGCGGGGCCGGGAGCGGCGAGCCGCCGGCCCGGCCCGAGGACGGCGAGGTCGACATGCCGGTCGGCGACCGCATGATGCTCGTGCTCCGCGGGCGGGCGCTGCCGGCCGAGGACCGCCGGGTGCTGGCCGCGTTCGCCGCGCAGGCCGCCCGCGTACTGGACCGGCAGCGGCTGCTGGACGAGGCGGAACGGGCCCGCGAACTGGCGGAGGGGAACCGTATCCGTACGGCACTCCTGGCCGCCGTCTCGCACGACCTGCGCACCCCGCTCGCCGCCATCAAGGCCGCCGTCTCCTCGCTCCGCTCCGACGACGTCGAGTGGTCCGAGGAGGACGAGGCCGACCTGCTGGAGGCCATCGAGGAGGGCGCCGACCGGCTCGACCAGCTCGTCGGGAACCTGCTCGACATGTCCCGGCTGCAGACCGGCACCGTCACGCCGCTGATCCGCGAGATCGGCCTGGACGAGGTGGTGCCGAAGGCACTGTCGGGCGTCCCCGCGGGCAGCGCCGGGCTGGACATCGCGCAGTCGCTGCCGATGGTCGCCGTGGACCCCGGGCTGCTGGAGCGCGCCGTCGCCAACATCGTCGAGAACGCCGTCAAGTACAGCCCGGACGGCAGCCCGGTCCTCGTACGCGCGAGCGCGCTCGGCGAACGCGTGGAAGTACGCGTCACGGACCGCGGGCCGGGCGTGCCCGACAGCGCGAAGGACCGTATCTTCGAGCCGTTCCAGCGCCACGGTGACGCACCGCGCGGCGCCGGCGTCGGCCTCGGGCTGGCCGTCGCCCGCGGCTTCGCGGAGGCGATGGGCGGCACACTCGAGGCCGAGGACACCCCGGGAGGCGGCATGACGATGGTGCTCACGCTGCGCGCCGCCGCGCCGCCCCGGGCGGACCACGCCGCCGTACGGCCGCCGCCGGGGCGGTCCGCCGCCTCGGCCGCGCCGTGA
- a CDS encoding DUF3159 domain-containing protein, producing the protein MTSLDKPTGTDRDGPSDQDGPDANGLPDAHGRSDANGASDAHGPSGSHALTEAALFEAFGGVRGLVETTVPGLVFILIFTINKDLHVAAVAALVLSGLLGVARLVRRDTLKHAFSGVFGVLVGVVFAMVTGNAKDFYLPGMLYGLGLALAYLVSAAVGYPLLGLLLGPVFKENLSWRTRNPGRKRAYVKASYAWGFIFLGKSAILFPLYWWADPTRFGWVTVALKIPPLLLAVYLTWIFLAKAPPPINVIAEMEAEEEAEERAKAAASTPTDGAPRHRRD; encoded by the coding sequence GTGACCTCCCTCGACAAGCCGACCGGCACCGACCGGGACGGGCCGTCCGACCAGGACGGCCCTGACGCGAACGGTCTGCCAGACGCGCACGGCCGATCCGACGCGAACGGGGCGTCCGACGCGCACGGCCCGTCCGGCTCGCACGCCCTCACCGAGGCGGCCCTCTTCGAGGCGTTCGGCGGCGTGCGCGGCCTGGTGGAGACGACGGTGCCCGGCCTCGTTTTCATCCTCATCTTCACGATCAACAAGGACCTGCACGTCGCCGCGGTCGCCGCGCTGGTCCTCTCCGGCCTGCTGGGCGTGGCCCGGCTGGTTCGCCGCGACACCCTGAAGCACGCCTTCAGCGGCGTCTTCGGCGTGCTCGTCGGCGTCGTCTTCGCGATGGTGACCGGCAACGCCAAGGACTTCTACCTCCCCGGCATGCTGTACGGCCTGGGCCTCGCCCTCGCGTACCTCGTCAGCGCGGCCGTCGGCTACCCGCTGCTGGGCCTGCTCCTCGGGCCGGTCTTCAAGGAGAACCTCTCCTGGCGCACCCGCAATCCGGGCCGCAAGAGGGCGTACGTCAAGGCCAGTTACGCGTGGGGCTTCATCTTCCTCGGCAAGTCCGCGATCCTCTTCCCGCTGTACTGGTGGGCGGACCCCACGCGGTTCGGCTGGGTCACGGTGGCCCTGAAGATCCCGCCGCTGCTGCTGGCGGTCTACCTCACCTGGATCTTCCTCGCGAAGGCGCCGCCGCCGATCAATGTGATCGCGGAGATGGAGGCGGAGGAGGAAGCGGAGGAGCGGGCGAAGGCCGCGGCCTCAACCCCCACGGACGGCGCCCCCCGCCACCGCCGCGACTAG
- a CDS encoding response regulator — MHRVLVVDDEPQIVRALVINLRARKYVVDAAHDGAGALRLAAERHPDVVILDLGLPDMDGVDVIRGIRGWTRIPILVLSARQTSDEKVEALDAGADDYVTKPFGMDELLARLRAAVRRAEPATGAGGEGVVVETDAFSVDLAAKKVHRDGRDVRLTPTEWHLLEALVRNSGRLVSQKQLLQEVWGPSYGTESNYLRVYMAQLRRKLEADPSRPRHFVTEPGMGYRFEV; from the coding sequence ATGCACCGGGTGCTCGTAGTCGACGACGAACCGCAGATCGTCCGCGCTCTCGTCATCAACCTCAGGGCGCGGAAGTACGTGGTGGACGCCGCGCACGACGGCGCCGGCGCGCTGCGGCTCGCCGCCGAGCGCCACCCTGACGTCGTCATCCTCGACCTCGGGCTGCCCGACATGGACGGCGTCGACGTCATCCGCGGCATCCGCGGCTGGACCCGCATCCCCATCCTGGTGCTCTCCGCCCGCCAGACCTCCGACGAGAAGGTGGAGGCGCTGGACGCGGGCGCCGACGACTACGTCACCAAGCCGTTCGGCATGGACGAACTGCTCGCGCGGCTGCGCGCCGCCGTCCGCCGGGCGGAGCCCGCGACGGGTGCGGGCGGCGAGGGGGTGGTCGTCGAGACCGACGCGTTCAGCGTCGACCTCGCCGCGAAGAAGGTCCACCGGGACGGCCGGGACGTACGGCTCACCCCCACGGAGTGGCACCTGCTGGAGGCGCTCGTACGGAACTCGGGCCGCCTCGTCAGCCAGAAGCAGCTGCTGCAGGAGGTGTGGGGGCCCTCGTACGGCACCGAGAGCAACTACCTCCGCGTCTACATGGCGCAACTGCGCCGCAAACTCGAGGCCGACCCGTCGCGGCCGCGGCACTTCGTGACCGAACCGGGAATGGGATACCGCTTCGAGGTGTGA
- a CDS encoding OB-fold nucleic acid binding domain-containing protein translates to MTGAIRDEKSAGRFRRFLERLSSSEEDLRSAELREDAVTTGCTRICDCGDRQVVRVTGTLRTVTLRPRAGVPTLEAELFDGSAALDVVWLGRRAIAGIEPGRKMIAWGRISMNHGRPVLFNPKYELRPLGQE, encoded by the coding sequence ATGACGGGTGCGATCCGAGACGAGAAGTCGGCCGGACGGTTCCGGCGCTTCCTGGAACGGCTGTCCTCCTCCGAGGAGGACCTCCGCTCGGCCGAGCTGCGCGAGGACGCGGTCACGACCGGTTGCACGCGGATCTGCGACTGCGGCGACCGGCAGGTCGTACGGGTCACCGGTACACTCCGCACGGTCACGCTGCGGCCGCGCGCCGGAGTGCCCACCCTGGAGGCGGAGCTCTTCGACGGCTCGGCCGCGCTGGACGTGGTCTGGCTGGGCCGCCGGGCCATCGCGGGCATAGAACCGGGCAGGAAGATGATCGCCTGGGGGCGCATCTCGATGAACCACGGCCGCCCGGTGCTGTTCAACCCGAAGTACGAGCTGCGACCCCTCGGACAGGAGTAG
- a CDS encoding potassium channel family protein, with protein sequence MRVAIAGAGAVGRSIAGELLENGHEVLLIDKAPTAISVERVPQAEWLLADACEITSLDEAALERCHVVIAATGDDKVNLVVSLLGKTEYGVPRVVARVNNPKNEWLFNESWGVDVAVSTPRLMSALVEEAVSVGDLVRLLRFSQGDANLVELTLPPEAALAGTRVGDVTWPQDTALVTIIRGNRVMAPDPEDALEAGDELLFVAAPAREEQLEDLLSVRGGTT encoded by the coding sequence ATGAGGGTGGCGATTGCGGGAGCGGGCGCGGTGGGCCGCTCCATCGCGGGCGAGCTCCTGGAGAACGGGCACGAGGTGCTGCTCATCGACAAGGCGCCGACGGCGATCTCGGTGGAGCGCGTCCCGCAGGCCGAGTGGCTGCTCGCGGACGCCTGCGAGATCACGTCGCTCGACGAGGCCGCGCTGGAACGCTGCCACGTGGTGATCGCCGCGACCGGCGACGACAAGGTCAACCTGGTCGTCTCGCTGCTCGGCAAGACGGAGTACGGCGTGCCGCGGGTCGTCGCGCGGGTCAACAACCCCAAGAACGAGTGGCTGTTCAACGAGTCGTGGGGCGTCGACGTCGCCGTCTCCACGCCGCGGCTGATGTCCGCGCTGGTGGAGGAGGCGGTGAGCGTCGGCGACCTCGTACGGCTGCTGCGCTTCTCGCAGGGCGACGCGAACCTCGTCGAACTGACCCTGCCGCCGGAGGCGGCCCTCGCGGGCACCCGCGTCGGCGACGTGACGTGGCCGCAGGACACGGCGCTGGTCACGATCATCCGCGGCAACCGCGTGATGGCGCCCGACCCGGAGGACGCGCTGGAGGCCGGCGACGAGCTCCTGTTCGTGGCGGCGCCGGCGCGGGAGGAGCAACTCGAGGACCTGCTCTCGGTCCGCGGCGGCACCACCTGA
- a CDS encoding APC family permease yields MPKLTDVPKRILIGRALRSDRLGETLLPKRIALPVFASDPLSSVAYAPGEVLLVLSIAGASAYHFSPWIAVAVIVLMFTVVASYRQNVRAYPSGGGDYEVATTNLGRRAGLTVASALLVDYVLTIAVSISSGVENLGSAIPFVVEHKTACAVGIILLLTLMNLRGVRESGTLFAIPTYCFVAGVFGLIVWGIVRSTVLGDDMKAPTADYEIHTEHTEGLAGFALAFLLLRAFSSGCAALTGVEAISNGVPAFRKPKSKNAANTLAMMGVIAVTMFCGIIALALATDVKMAEKPASEILIDGVPAGADYTQNPVISQVAAAVFGDGSLPFVYLSAATALVLFLAANTAYNGFPLLGSILAQDRYLPRQLHTRGDRLAFSNGIVLVAAAATILVLVYEADSTRLIQLYIVGVFVSFTLSQIGMVRHWNRHLRSERVPANRRHMIRSRAINTFGAFFTGMVLVVVLVTKFSHGAWVSLVGMGLFYALMTAIRRHYDGVSDELAADDDSGEALVRPSRVHSIVLVSKIHKPTLRALSYARLMRSDTLEAVTISVDPAETKELRREWDQRGLDVPLKILESPYREVTRPVIDYVKRLRRESPRDVVSVYIPEYVVGHWYEQLLHNQSALRLKGRLLFTPGVMVTSVPWQLESSEIARKRARKRAEWNAPGAVRRGPVPGARKRDEHQQ; encoded by the coding sequence GTGCCCAAGTTGACCGACGTACCGAAGCGCATCCTCATCGGCCGCGCCCTCCGCAGCGACAGGCTGGGAGAGACGCTGCTGCCGAAGCGGATCGCGCTGCCGGTGTTCGCGTCCGACCCGCTGTCGTCGGTCGCGTACGCGCCGGGCGAGGTGCTGCTCGTACTGTCGATCGCCGGGGCCTCCGCGTACCACTTCAGCCCGTGGATCGCCGTCGCCGTCATCGTGCTGATGTTCACGGTCGTCGCCTCCTACCGGCAGAACGTACGCGCCTACCCTTCCGGCGGCGGCGACTACGAGGTCGCCACGACCAACCTCGGCCGCCGCGCCGGTCTCACGGTGGCCAGCGCGCTGCTCGTGGACTACGTCCTCACCATCGCCGTCTCCATCTCTTCCGGGGTGGAGAACCTGGGCTCCGCGATCCCGTTCGTGGTGGAGCACAAGACGGCCTGCGCCGTCGGCATAATCCTGCTCCTGACGCTGATGAACCTGCGCGGTGTCAGGGAGTCCGGCACGCTGTTCGCCATCCCCACGTACTGCTTCGTCGCCGGCGTCTTCGGACTGATCGTCTGGGGCATCGTACGGAGCACGGTGCTCGGCGACGACATGAAGGCGCCGACCGCGGACTACGAGATCCACACCGAGCACACCGAGGGCCTGGCCGGCTTCGCCCTCGCGTTCCTGCTGCTCCGCGCGTTCTCCTCCGGCTGCGCTGCGCTCACCGGCGTCGAGGCGATCAGCAACGGGGTGCCCGCCTTCCGCAAGCCGAAGTCGAAGAACGCCGCCAACACCCTGGCCATGATGGGCGTCATCGCCGTCACGATGTTCTGCGGCATCATCGCGCTGGCGCTGGCCACGGACGTGAAGATGGCCGAGAAACCGGCCTCCGAGATCCTCATCGACGGGGTGCCCGCGGGCGCCGACTACACCCAGAACCCGGTCATCTCGCAGGTGGCCGCCGCGGTCTTCGGTGACGGTTCGCTGCCGTTCGTCTACCTCTCCGCCGCCACCGCGCTCGTCCTCTTCCTGGCGGCCAACACCGCGTACAACGGCTTCCCGCTGCTCGGCTCGATCCTCGCCCAGGACCGCTACCTGCCGCGGCAGTTGCACACCCGAGGCGACCGGCTGGCGTTCTCCAACGGCATCGTGCTGGTGGCCGCGGCCGCCACGATACTCGTCCTCGTGTACGAGGCCGACTCGACGCGGCTCATCCAGCTGTACATCGTCGGTGTCTTCGTGTCCTTCACGCTCAGTCAGATCGGCATGGTCCGGCACTGGAACCGGCACCTCCGGTCCGAGCGGGTGCCCGCGAACCGCCGCCACATGATCCGCTCCCGCGCCATCAACACGTTCGGCGCGTTCTTCACCGGCATGGTGCTGGTCGTCGTGCTGGTCACCAAGTTCTCGCACGGCGCGTGGGTCTCGCTGGTCGGCATGGGGCTGTTCTACGCGCTGATGACCGCCATCCGCCGGCACTACGACGGGGTGTCCGACGAGCTCGCCGCAGACGACGACAGCGGCGAGGCGCTCGTACGGCCCTCCCGCGTCCACTCCATCGTGCTCGTCTCGAAGATCCACAAGCCGACGCTGCGCGCCCTCTCGTACGCCCGGCTGATGCGCTCCGACACCCTGGAGGCCGTCACCATCAGCGTGGACCCGGCGGAGACGAAGGAGCTGCGCCGGGAGTGGGACCAGCGGGGCCTCGACGTACCGCTCAAGATCCTCGAGTCGCCGTACCGCGAGGTCACCCGGCCCGTCATCGACTACGTGAAGCGGCTGCGCAGGGAGAGCCCGCGGGACGTGGTGAGCGTGTACATCCCGGAGTACGTCGTCGGCCACTGGTACGAGCAGCTGCTGCACAACCAGAGCGCGCTGCGCCTGAAGGGGCGGCTGCTGTTCACGCCGGGCGTCATGGTGACGTCCGTACCCTGGCAGCTGGAGTCCTCCGAGATCGCCCGCAAGCGAGCCCGCAAGCGCGCCGAGTGGAACGCGCCCGGCGCCGTACGGCGGGGTCCCGTACCCGGTGCGCGCAAGAGAGACGAACACCAGCAGTAG
- a CDS encoding class I SAM-dependent RNA methyltransferase produces MPEHLPDSADPSAGTEPAGTEPAGTEPDAPAASRVGEEYELEVGPVAHGGHCVARTEAGQVVFVRHTLPGERVRARVTEGTTASSYLRADAVEVLTASKDRVPAPCPYAGPGRCGGCDWQHAKPGAQRRLKGEVLTEQLARLAGMTPEDVHWDGTVEPAPGDKVPAGEVPQWRTRVQYAVDAEGRAGLRRHRSHEVEPIDRCLIAAPGVTELGIEKRTWPELASVEAIAATGSNDRQVVLTPRPGGRLPLVELDRPVSVLRVGEKDKAVHRVHGRPYVRERADDRTWRVGEGGFWQGHPQAPGMLVDAVMRGLTPRKGEMALDLYCGVGLFAGALAERVGERGAVLGIESDKRAVEDARHNLDDFPRVRIEHGKVDAVLPRTGITEADIVVLDPPRAGAGKRTVTHVAGLGPRRIAYVACDPAALARDLRYFADAGYVPHFLRAFDLFPMTHHMECVAILEPAKKRR; encoded by the coding sequence ATGCCCGAGCACCTGCCCGACAGCGCCGACCCCTCCGCCGGCACGGAGCCCGCCGGCACGGAGCCCGCCGGCACGGAGCCCGACGCTCCCGCCGCCTCCCGCGTGGGGGAGGAGTACGAGCTGGAGGTCGGGCCCGTCGCGCACGGCGGGCACTGCGTCGCCCGTACGGAAGCGGGGCAGGTCGTGTTCGTACGGCACACGCTGCCCGGCGAGCGCGTACGCGCCCGCGTCACCGAGGGGACGACCGCCTCCAGCTACCTGCGCGCAGACGCCGTCGAGGTCCTCACCGCGTCCAAGGACCGGGTGCCCGCCCCCTGCCCGTACGCCGGACCCGGCCGCTGCGGCGGCTGCGACTGGCAGCACGCCAAGCCGGGCGCGCAGCGCCGCCTCAAGGGCGAGGTGCTCACCGAGCAGCTGGCGCGGCTGGCCGGGATGACACCCGAGGACGTGCACTGGGACGGCACCGTCGAGCCCGCACCCGGCGACAAGGTGCCGGCCGGCGAGGTGCCCCAGTGGCGTACGCGCGTGCAGTACGCCGTGGACGCGGAGGGCCGCGCGGGGCTGCGCCGGCACCGTTCGCACGAGGTCGAGCCGATCGACCGCTGCCTGATCGCGGCGCCCGGCGTGACCGAGCTGGGCATCGAGAAGCGGACCTGGCCGGAGCTCGCCTCCGTCGAGGCCATCGCCGCCACCGGCTCCAACGACCGCCAGGTGGTGCTCACCCCACGCCCCGGCGGCAGGCTGCCGCTGGTGGAACTGGACCGTCCGGTCTCGGTGCTGCGCGTCGGCGAGAAGGACAAGGCGGTACACCGCGTACACGGCCGCCCGTACGTCCGCGAGCGCGCCGACGACCGCACCTGGCGCGTCGGCGAGGGCGGCTTCTGGCAGGGCCACCCGCAGGCGCCCGGCATGCTCGTGGACGCGGTGATGCGCGGACTCACCCCGCGCAAGGGCGAGATGGCGCTCGACCTGTACTGCGGCGTCGGCCTCTTCGCGGGCGCCCTCGCGGAACGCGTCGGGGAACGCGGCGCGGTGCTCGGCATCGAGTCCGACAAGCGCGCGGTGGAGGACGCCCGGCACAACCTCGACGACTTCCCGCGCGTCCGCATCGAGCACGGCAAGGTCGACGCGGTGCTGCCCCGTACGGGCATCACCGAGGCCGACATCGTCGTCCTCGACCCGCCCCGCGCGGGCGCGGGCAAGCGCACGGTGACCCACGTCGCGGGCCTGGGCCCGCGCCGCATCGCGTACGTCGCCTGCGACCCGGCGGCCCTGGCCCGCGACCTCCGCTACTTCGCGGACGCGGGCTATGTCCCGCACTTCCTCCGGGCGTTCGACCTGTTCCCGATGACGCACCACATGGAGTGCGTCGCGATCCTGGAGCCGGCGAAGAAGCGGCGCTGA